The Lycium barbarum isolate Lr01 chromosome 12, ASM1917538v2, whole genome shotgun sequence genome includes a region encoding these proteins:
- the LOC132622642 gene encoding uncharacterized protein LOC132622642, with amino-acid sequence MMSEEAARDLIALPEAGKNIEISSNGSVPVTGVESIDKNHKEKEREKPALLVEPVLNGDCTVKTGAEVVSEVEYIESENLNDVEDVDTSLKTLLTGLESKDWVLVCETLNDVRRLSLFHKEAMVDMLGNVISLIVKSLKNPRSAVCKTAIMASADIFKAYCDSVIDSMDPLLVQLLLKSSQDKRFVCEAAEKALIAMTTWVSPSLLLPKLQPNLKHRNPRIRAKASSCFSRSVPRLGVEGIKAYGIEILIQIAASQLSDQLPESREAARTLLLELQNIYEKAPSVTPTAVSDEDPETISWEHFCQSNLSPLSAQAVLRVTNLTREGIVLGS; translated from the exons ATGATGTCTGAGGAAGCTGCTAGAGATCTCATTGCACTACCTGAAGCTGGGAAGAACATTGAAATCTCCAGTAACGGGAGTGTCCCGGTTACAGGGGTTGAGAGTATTgataaaaatcataaagagaaggAAAGAGAAAAGCCTGCCTTACTGGTTGAACCTGTCCTTAATGGAGACTGCACGGTGAAAACTGGGGCAGAGGTGGTTTCAGAAGTAGAATACATAGAGTCTGAGAATTTGAATGATGTAGAAGATGTTGACACAAGCCTTAAG ACACTGTTGACTGGGCTAGAGTCCAAGGACTGGGTTTTAGTGTGTGAGACTCTCAATGATGTTCGGCGTCTGTCCTTATTTCACAAAGAAGCCATGGTTGATATGTT GGGAAATGTGATCTCCCTTATTGTGAAATCTTTGAAAAATCCAAGAAGTGCTGTTTGTAAAACTGCTATTATGGCATCAGCTGACATTTTCAAAGCATACTGTGACAGCGTAATTGACTCAATGGATCCACTG CTTGTACAACTTCTTCTGAAATCTTCACAAGACAAGCGATTTGTATGTGAGGCAGCTGAAAAAGCTCTGATAGCTATGACAACATGGGTTTCTCCATCACTGTTGTTACCGAAGTTGCAACCAAATCTGAAACACAGAAATCCTCGAATTCGAGCAAAAGCTTCAAGCTGCTTTTCTCGAAGTGTACCACGTCTG GGAGTAGAGGGAATCAAAGCATATGGAATTGAAATCTTGATCCAAATAGCTGCATCTCAGCTCAGTGATCAGCTTCCTGAGTCAAGGGAGGCTGCTCGTACACTGTTGTTAGAACTGCAAAATATCTATGAAAAAGCACCCAGCGTTACCCCAACGGCTGTGAGTGATGAAGACCCAGAAACAATTTCCTGGGAGCATTTCTGTCAATCAAATCTCTCGCCTTTGAGTGCTCAAGCAGTTCTTCGTGTAACCAATCTCACTAGGGAGGGTATTGTTTTAGGTTCATAG